One Nocardioides oleivorans DNA segment encodes these proteins:
- a CDS encoding MarR family winged helix-turn-helix transcriptional regulator, with protein MRDEVDDLVEAWGRERGDLDLAPVEVFSRISRLARHLDLARRDAFTAHGIESWEFDVLAALRRAGQPYELSPGRLLRETLVTSGTMTNRVDRLTARGLVERLPDPHDRRGVLVRLTIEGKAAVDGAFEALLAAEADLLAELPDKQRTHLAGLLRSLLAPFS; from the coding sequence ATGCGCGACGAGGTGGACGACCTGGTCGAGGCCTGGGGCCGCGAACGCGGCGACCTGGACCTCGCCCCCGTCGAGGTGTTCTCGCGCATCAGCCGGCTCGCGCGCCACCTCGACCTCGCGCGTCGCGACGCCTTCACCGCGCACGGCATCGAGTCGTGGGAGTTCGACGTGCTGGCCGCGCTCCGCCGGGCCGGCCAGCCCTACGAGCTCTCCCCCGGCCGGCTGCTGCGCGAGACGCTCGTGACCAGTGGGACGATGACCAACCGGGTCGACCGGCTCACCGCGCGCGGCCTCGTCGAGCGCCTCCCCGACCCGCACGACCGGCGCGGGGTGCTGGTGCGGCTCACGATCGAGGGCAAGGCCGCCGTCGACGGAGCCTTCGAGGCGCTCCTCGCCGCCGAGGCCGACCTGCTCGCCGAGCTCCCCGACAAGCAGCGCACCCACCTCGCCGGGCTCCTGCGCTCGCTCCTCGCGCCCTTCAGCTGA
- a CDS encoding trans-aconitate 2-methyltransferase, translated as MAHTWDPDRYLQYADERGRPFVDLIGRIDADAPATVVDLGCGPGNLTRLLKERWPDARVAGVDSSPEMIEKASAIDGIAWQVDDLRTWATPDPLALRAPIDVLVSNATLQWLPEHLDLLPGLLDRVAPGGWFAFQVPGNFDEPSHTTRTELAAQEPYAEFTRDARVPTSHGPADYARLLLDLGCEVDAWETTYLHVLTGDDPVFTWVSGTGARPTLQALPDDLRPRFEEEFKARLREAYPADSAGRVVLPFRRIFVVARKPARTTA; from the coding sequence ATGGCACACACCTGGGACCCCGACCGCTACCTGCAGTACGCCGACGAGCGCGGGCGCCCGTTCGTCGACCTGATCGGCCGGATCGACGCCGACGCTCCCGCGACGGTCGTCGACCTCGGGTGCGGCCCCGGCAACCTCACCCGCCTGCTGAAGGAGCGGTGGCCCGACGCGAGGGTCGCCGGCGTCGACAGCAGCCCGGAGATGATCGAGAAGGCCAGCGCGATCGACGGCATCGCGTGGCAGGTCGACGACCTCCGCACGTGGGCCACCCCCGACCCGCTCGCGCTCCGCGCGCCCATCGACGTGCTCGTGTCCAACGCGACCCTCCAGTGGCTGCCCGAGCACCTCGACCTCCTGCCCGGCCTGCTCGACCGCGTCGCGCCCGGCGGCTGGTTCGCCTTCCAGGTCCCCGGCAACTTCGACGAGCCCAGCCACACCACCCGCACCGAGCTCGCCGCGCAGGAGCCCTACGCCGAGTTCACCCGTGACGCCCGCGTCCCGACGAGCCACGGGCCGGCCGACTACGCCCGCCTCCTTCTCGACCTCGGCTGCGAGGTCGACGCGTGGGAGACGACGTACCTCCACGTCCTCACCGGTGACGACCCGGTCTTCACCTGGGTCTCCGGCACCGGCGCGCGCCCGACGCTCCAGGCGCTGCCCGACGACCTCCGCCCGCGGTTCGAGGAGGAGTTCAAGGCCCGGCTGCGCGAGGCGTACCCCGCCGACTCCGCCGGACGGGTCGTCCTGCCCTTCCGCCGGATCTTCGTCGTGGCCCGCAAGCCCGCGAGGACGACCGCGTGA
- a CDS encoding VOC family protein — protein MRLHHVQVACPPGGEDGARRFYADGLGMVEVEKPADLVARGGCWFRAYDDSGAVAAELHVGVEDPFSPARKAHPAFVVGDLAGTAQRLRGLGFEVDESQRTSFPGFVRFHSFDAHGNRVEVLQSAGT, from the coding sequence GTGAGGCTGCACCACGTCCAGGTCGCCTGTCCGCCCGGAGGCGAGGACGGGGCGCGCCGGTTCTACGCCGACGGCCTCGGCATGGTCGAGGTCGAGAAGCCGGCCGACCTGGTCGCGCGCGGTGGGTGCTGGTTCCGGGCGTACGACGACTCGGGTGCCGTCGCGGCCGAGCTGCACGTCGGCGTCGAGGACCCGTTCTCCCCGGCGAGGAAGGCGCACCCGGCCTTCGTCGTCGGCGACCTGGCCGGCACGGCGCAGCGGCTGCGGGGGCTCGGGTTTGAGGTCGACGAGAGCCAGCGGACGTCGTTCCCCGGGTTCGTCCGGTTCCACTCCTTCGACGCCCACGGCAACCGGGTCGAGGTCCTGCAGTCTGCTGGTACCTAG
- a CDS encoding hotdog fold domain-containing protein — MPAVLDLWKKTSALPFGHRIFSIAFSQKAPYFATIRPRFTVIEPNRAELVIPKRRGVHNHLGTVHAIALCNGLEAAMGALAESTIPRDRRWIPKGMEVAYTAKATSDITCIAETDPEQWTGEIGEGYDLPVRVRGVRADGTTVIEGEIGLWVTARKR; from the coding sequence ATGCCTGCCGTCCTGGACCTCTGGAAGAAGACCTCGGCGCTGCCGTTCGGCCACCGGATCTTCTCGATCGCCTTCAGCCAGAAGGCACCGTACTTCGCGACCATCCGGCCGCGGTTCACCGTGATCGAGCCCAACCGCGCCGAGCTGGTGATCCCCAAGCGACGGGGCGTGCACAACCACCTCGGCACCGTGCACGCGATCGCGCTGTGCAACGGCCTCGAGGCCGCGATGGGGGCGCTGGCGGAGTCGACGATCCCGCGGGACCGGCGCTGGATCCCGAAGGGCATGGAGGTCGCCTACACCGCCAAGGCGACCTCGGACATCACGTGCATCGCCGAGACCGACCCCGAGCAGTGGACCGGCGAGATCGGTGAGGGGTACGACCTCCCCGTGCGCGTCCGCGGCGTGCGTGCGGACGGCACGACTGTCATCGAGGGCGAGATCGGGCTCTGGGTGACCGCCCGGAAGCGCTAG
- a CDS encoding amino acid ABC transporter permease — protein MSASVLFDAPGPKTVARHRIYTVVSLLAVLAVVAFAVWTLYDEGQLAYAYWEPFVTPDYVRFILVDGLLETLKMAFFSVIFAVVIGLVFGVGKLSDHAWVRWPAWLFVEFFRAVPVLLLMVFSFFLLSIGDGPLSSFWCVVIALTLYNGSVLAEVFRAGINAVPQGQAEAAYAIGMRKTQVMTSVLLPQAVKIMLPTIISQMVVALKDTSLGYYILAPGLTAVGKPIYLEFRNQVQVAIVITAIYIIVNLLLTFLATMLQKRLVGEKKMLDVPMVGDAQTGRASGGI, from the coding sequence ATGAGCGCATCAGTCCTGTTCGACGCCCCGGGCCCGAAGACCGTCGCCCGCCATCGCATCTACACGGTCGTGAGCCTGCTGGCCGTCCTTGCGGTCGTTGCCTTCGCCGTCTGGACCCTCTACGACGAGGGCCAGCTCGCGTACGCCTACTGGGAGCCGTTCGTCACCCCGGACTACGTGCGGTTCATCCTCGTCGACGGCTTGCTGGAAACGCTCAAGATGGCGTTCTTCTCCGTCATCTTCGCCGTGGTCATCGGCCTCGTCTTCGGTGTCGGCAAGCTCTCCGACCACGCCTGGGTCCGCTGGCCGGCCTGGCTCTTCGTGGAGTTCTTCCGCGCGGTGCCCGTGCTCTTGCTGATGGTCTTCTCGTTCTTCCTGCTCTCCATCGGCGACGGGCCGCTCAGCTCCTTCTGGTGCGTGGTGATCGCGCTGACCCTCTACAACGGCTCGGTCCTCGCCGAGGTCTTCCGGGCAGGCATCAACGCAGTGCCGCAGGGGCAGGCCGAGGCGGCGTACGCCATCGGCATGCGCAAGACGCAGGTGATGACCTCGGTCCTGCTCCCGCAGGCCGTCAAGATCATGCTCCCGACGATCATCAGCCAGATGGTGGTGGCGCTGAAGGACACCAGCCTCGGCTACTACATCCTCGCTCCCGGCCTGACGGCTGTCGGCAAGCCGATCTACCTCGAGTTCCGCAACCAGGTGCAGGTGGCGATCGTGATCACCGCGATCTACATCATCGTCAACCTGCTGCTGACGTTCCTCGCGACGATGCTGCAGAAGAGGCTGGTGGGCGAGAAGAAGATGCTCGACGTCCCGATGGTCGGCGACGCGCAGACCGGGCGCGCCAGCGGGGGCATCTAG
- a CDS encoding amino acid ABC transporter permease: MEAVFSNFDDYLKAFGLTIGLFVVSGVASLVWGTVLAVLRVGPVSVLNKAAAVYVTLFRNTPLLMIFIFMAIAMPKLGYNFKFVEDVEIGGYNISAFFVRATIALTLYTSAFVCEAMRSGVNAVPIGQAEAGRAIGLTFSQSMRLIVLPQASRAIIPPMTSVQIALLKNTSIAAAFGIAEATATMRGLTNGNADQRIGIFLAFAIGYVVVVEVISFSSLLVERKVRVAR; this comes from the coding sequence ATGGAAGCGGTGTTCTCGAACTTCGACGACTACCTGAAGGCCTTCGGCCTGACGATCGGACTGTTCGTGGTCTCCGGCGTCGCGTCGCTCGTCTGGGGCACCGTCCTGGCAGTGCTCCGCGTCGGTCCCGTCTCGGTCCTCAACAAGGCCGCGGCGGTCTACGTCACCCTGTTCCGCAACACGCCGCTGCTCATGATCTTCATATTCATGGCGATCGCGATGCCGAAGCTGGGCTACAACTTCAAGTTCGTCGAGGACGTGGAGATCGGCGGCTACAACATCTCCGCCTTCTTCGTCCGCGCGACCATCGCGCTGACCCTCTACACCTCGGCGTTCGTGTGCGAGGCGATGCGATCAGGCGTCAACGCCGTGCCGATCGGCCAGGCCGAGGCCGGCCGCGCGATCGGGCTCACCTTCTCGCAGTCCATGCGGCTGATCGTCCTCCCCCAGGCGTCTCGCGCCATCATCCCGCCGATGACCAGCGTGCAGATCGCGCTGCTCAAGAACACCTCGATCGCTGCCGCCTTCGGCATCGCCGAGGCGACCGCGACCATGCGCGGGCTCACCAACGGCAACGCGGACCAGCGGATCGGGATCTTCCTCGCCTTCGCGATCGGCTACGTCGTCGTGGTGGAGGTCATCTCCTTCTCGTCCCTCCTCGTCGAGCGAAAGGTGCGGGTGGCCCGATGA
- a CDS encoding glutamate ABC transporter substrate-binding protein, whose product MRFTRTKAIIATAGLALSLAACGDAGGDDSEGADVDVAEGAADSFDDGTAMKELADAGSITIGVKYDQPGIGFKGATDDAPVGFDPQIGEILAASLGIAADDITWKETISDNREPFLQEGEVDLVIASYSITDERRAVVGQAGPYYVTGQQLLVAADSDIDSLEDVKGKEVCSVTGSTSLDNIQAEGAKPRGFDTYSECVDQVLSGTVDAMTTDGAILLGYAAENPDELKVVVDPFSEERYGVGYSLDRPEMCQWIVDTLTTAEEDGDWDAAFEATLGQSGVDTPEPPAMDECPAA is encoded by the coding sequence ATGAGATTCACCAGGACCAAGGCGATCATCGCCACGGCGGGATTGGCCCTGTCGCTCGCCGCCTGCGGCGACGCCGGAGGCGACGACAGCGAGGGCGCCGACGTCGACGTGGCCGAGGGCGCAGCCGACAGCTTCGACGACGGCACCGCCATGAAGGAGCTCGCCGACGCGGGCTCGATCACGATCGGCGTGAAGTACGACCAGCCGGGCATCGGCTTCAAGGGCGCCACCGACGACGCGCCCGTGGGCTTCGACCCGCAGATCGGCGAGATCCTCGCGGCGTCGCTCGGCATCGCGGCCGACGACATCACGTGGAAGGAGACCATCTCCGACAACCGTGAGCCCTTCCTCCAGGAGGGCGAGGTCGACCTCGTCATCGCGTCGTACTCCATCACCGACGAGCGTCGCGCGGTCGTCGGCCAGGCCGGCCCCTACTACGTCACCGGCCAGCAGCTCCTGGTCGCCGCGGACAGCGACATCGACAGCCTCGAGGACGTCAAGGGCAAGGAGGTCTGCTCGGTCACGGGCTCGACCTCGCTCGACAACATCCAGGCCGAGGGTGCGAAGCCCCGCGGCTTCGACACCTACTCCGAGTGCGTCGACCAGGTGCTCAGCGGCACCGTCGACGCGATGACCACCGACGGCGCGATCCTGCTCGGCTACGCCGCGGAGAACCCCGACGAGCTCAAGGTCGTCGTGGACCCGTTCTCCGAGGAGCGCTACGGCGTGGGCTACAGCCTCGACCGCCCGGAGATGTGCCAGTGGATAGTCGACACCCTCACCACCGCCGAGGAGGACGGTGACTGGGACGCAGCCTTCGAGGCCACGCTCGGCCAGTCCGGTGTGGACACCCCCGAGCCGCCGGCGATGGACGAGTGCCCGGCCGCCTGA
- a CDS encoding amino acid ABC transporter ATP-binding protein: MTAQETAPVSAGRGEPLVVLSGVQKHFGQLHALKDIELTVKRGEVVVVIGPSGSGKSTLCRTINRLETIDEGSITLDGKDLPQEGKALAALRAEVGMVFQSFNLFAHKTILENVTLGPIKVRGVAKAEAEKKARELLDRVGVGHQAEKYPAQLSGGQQQRVAIARALAMEPKVMLFDEPTSALDPEMIKEVLDVMVSLAEQGMTMVVVTHEMGFARTAAHRVVFMADGAIVEENTPEEFFTNPGSDRAKDFLGKILKH; the protein is encoded by the coding sequence ATGACCGCGCAGGAAACGGCCCCCGTCAGTGCCGGCCGGGGTGAGCCCCTCGTCGTGCTGAGCGGAGTCCAGAAGCACTTCGGACAGCTGCACGCCCTCAAGGACATCGAGCTCACCGTCAAGCGCGGGGAGGTCGTCGTGGTGATCGGACCCTCGGGCTCCGGCAAGTCGACGCTCTGCCGCACCATCAACCGCCTCGAGACCATCGACGAGGGCTCGATCACCCTCGACGGCAAGGACCTCCCCCAGGAGGGCAAGGCGCTCGCCGCGCTGCGCGCCGAGGTCGGCATGGTCTTCCAGAGCTTCAACCTCTTCGCCCACAAGACGATCCTGGAGAACGTCACCCTCGGCCCCATCAAGGTCCGCGGGGTCGCCAAGGCCGAGGCGGAGAAGAAGGCGCGCGAGCTCCTGGACCGCGTCGGCGTCGGCCACCAGGCCGAGAAGTACCCCGCCCAGCTCTCCGGCGGCCAGCAGCAGCGCGTGGCCATCGCCCGCGCCCTGGCCATGGAGCCGAAGGTGATGCTCTTCGACGAGCCGACCTCCGCGCTCGACCCGGAGATGATCAAGGAGGTCCTCGACGTGATGGTCTCCCTCGCCGAGCAGGGCATGACCATGGTCGTGGTCACCCACGAGATGGGCTTCGCCCGCACCGCCGCGCACCGCGTCGTCTTCATGGCCGACGGCGCGATCGTCGAGGAGAACACCCCGGAGGAGTTCTTCACCAACCCCGGCTCGGACCGCGCGAAGGACTTCCTCGGGAAGATCCTCAAGCACTGA
- a CDS encoding 2'-5' RNA ligase family protein: MPRLHALELVPDEAGCDVVRRDWQALRDAGLPSQLDHRGATNSPHLTLASTPVIGDAVRRRAADLLAEHVPAGVRTSGIALLGGERVTLVRLVTVPDALTRAVLDVRATMPSVEHLGWLPHITLARRLDRSDVARAMSAIAREDVSLTLSAVRHWDPDAGIVTTL; the protein is encoded by the coding sequence ATGCCCCGTCTGCACGCGCTGGAGCTGGTCCCCGACGAGGCCGGCTGCGACGTCGTACGCCGTGACTGGCAGGCGCTGCGCGACGCAGGCCTGCCGTCCCAGCTCGACCACCGCGGCGCCACCAACAGCCCGCACCTCACGCTCGCATCGACCCCGGTGATCGGTGACGCCGTGCGCCGGCGCGCCGCCGACCTGCTCGCCGAGCACGTGCCGGCAGGAGTGCGTACGTCCGGGATCGCGCTGCTGGGCGGTGAGCGGGTCACCCTCGTCCGGCTCGTCACCGTGCCCGACGCGCTCACCCGCGCCGTGCTCGACGTGCGCGCCACGATGCCCTCGGTGGAGCACCTCGGCTGGCTCCCGCACATCACCCTGGCGCGTCGGCTGGACCGCTCGGACGTGGCCCGCGCGATGTCGGCCATCGCCCGCGAGGACGTCTCACTGACCCTCTCCGCGGTGCGCCACTGGGATCCCGACGCCGGAATCGTCACCACTTTGTAA
- a CDS encoding glycoside hydrolase family 16 protein, whose translation MFSSSAHASAKPGHKGRQIAVKGTLASLPPIVQPGASAAAPQNTGSILATFTPASPGQKVTLERKTAKGWKPYATATEDAWGSAAFAPRRGTYRAYTTSDGRMWVTGTVTTERWAPEFEDTFSGAGLDPAVWNDQKREHESVYAPRTCARTDPAARRVQDGVLHLGVAADPQYAGQTCDYVNKGVPGQSTYMINSQVATEYTRSFRHGIVAARMKPQRAKGMHSGFWLLPQGTEYVDGQPAGGTEIDVMEFFGENGRGTETIGSHVHYYEANWSKVSLGDYFPTARRALTSGKDWWDEFHVFSVEWTPREYIFRVDGREYYRESKAVSQVPQYLVFSNLTSDYELKNLSADNFGETAQVDWVRVFDATSRASSKVTLGRKVARS comes from the coding sequence ATGTTCTCCTCCAGCGCCCACGCTTCCGCGAAGCCCGGTCACAAGGGTCGCCAGATCGCCGTCAAGGGCACGCTCGCCTCGCTCCCGCCGATCGTGCAGCCCGGCGCCTCCGCCGCCGCCCCGCAGAACACCGGCAGCATCCTCGCCACCTTCACCCCGGCCAGCCCCGGCCAGAAGGTCACGCTCGAGCGGAAGACCGCCAAGGGCTGGAAGCCGTACGCCACCGCGACCGAGGACGCCTGGGGCTCCGCGGCCTTCGCGCCGCGCCGCGGCACCTACCGCGCCTACACCACCTCCGACGGCCGCATGTGGGTCACCGGCACCGTGACCACCGAGCGCTGGGCCCCGGAGTTCGAGGACACCTTCTCCGGCGCCGGCCTCGACCCCGCCGTCTGGAACGACCAGAAGCGCGAGCACGAGAGCGTCTACGCCCCCCGCACCTGCGCCCGCACCGACCCCGCCGCCCGCCGCGTCCAGGACGGCGTCCTCCACCTCGGCGTCGCGGCCGACCCGCAGTACGCCGGCCAGACCTGCGACTACGTCAACAAGGGCGTCCCCGGCCAGAGCACGTACATGATCAACAGCCAGGTCGCCACGGAGTACACCCGCTCCTTCCGCCACGGCATCGTCGCCGCCCGCATGAAGCCCCAGCGCGCCAAGGGCATGCACTCCGGCTTCTGGCTGCTGCCCCAGGGCACGGAGTACGTCGACGGCCAGCCCGCCGGCGGCACCGAGATCGACGTGATGGAGTTCTTCGGCGAGAACGGCCGGGGCACCGAGACCATCGGCTCGCACGTCCACTACTACGAGGCCAACTGGAGCAAGGTCAGCCTCGGCGACTACTTCCCCACCGCACGCCGCGCGCTGACCTCCGGCAAGGACTGGTGGGACGAGTTCCACGTCTTCTCCGTCGAGTGGACTCCCCGCGAGTACATCTTCCGCGTCGACGGCCGCGAGTACTACCGCGAGTCGAAGGCCGTCTCGCAGGTCCCCCAGTACCTCGTCTTCTCGAACCTCACCTCGGACTACGAGCTCAAGAACCTCTCCGCGGACAACTTCGGCGAGACCGCGCAGGTCGACTGGGTGCGGGTCTTCGACGCCACCTCCCGCGCCTCGTCCAAGGTCACCCTGGGCCGCAAGGTCGCCCGCTCGTGA
- the miaB gene encoding tRNA (N6-isopentenyl adenosine(37)-C2)-methylthiotransferase MiaB — MTSTAETAAVTDARTYEVKTHGCQMNVHDSERLSGLLEEAGYVRAGSAEQADVVVFNTCAVRENADNKLYGNLGQLASVKAVTPGMQIAVGGCLAQKDRDTITTRAPWVDVVFGTHNIGSLPVLLERARVQEEAQVEILESLSVFPSTLPTKRESAYAAWVSVSVGCNNTCTFCIVPALRGKEKDRRPGEILAEVEALVAEGVTEVTLLGQNVNAYGVEFGDRQAFSKLLRACGAIEGLERVRFTSPHPAEFTDDVIEAMAETPNVMPSLHMPLQSGSDKVLRDMRRSYRQSKYLGIIERVRAAIPDAAITTDIIVGFPGETEEDFQATLDVVRAARFSSAFTFQYSKRPGTPAAVLDDQISPEVVKDRYLRLAEVVDEIAWAENKTLVGRTVELMVAEGQGRKDTETHRLSGRAPDNRLVHFAADFSAVSADSVRPGDMVTVEITYAAPHHLVADGAIQSVRRTRAGDAWERRTSSPPAASSVGLGMPSVGVPAPLPPAPACG, encoded by the coding sequence ATGACCTCCACCGCCGAAACCGCTGCCGTGACCGATGCGCGCACCTACGAGGTGAAGACGCACGGCTGCCAGATGAACGTGCACGACTCCGAGCGGCTCAGCGGTCTGCTGGAGGAGGCCGGCTACGTCCGCGCCGGCTCCGCCGAGCAGGCCGACGTCGTCGTCTTCAACACCTGCGCGGTCCGCGAGAACGCCGACAACAAGCTCTACGGCAACCTGGGCCAGCTGGCCTCGGTCAAGGCCGTCACCCCGGGCATGCAGATCGCCGTCGGCGGCTGCCTGGCGCAGAAGGACCGCGACACGATCACGACGCGGGCGCCGTGGGTCGACGTCGTCTTCGGCACCCACAACATCGGCTCGCTGCCGGTGCTCCTGGAGCGCGCACGGGTGCAGGAGGAGGCCCAGGTCGAGATCCTGGAGTCCCTCTCGGTCTTCCCCTCGACGCTGCCGACCAAGCGGGAGTCGGCGTACGCCGCCTGGGTGTCGGTGTCGGTCGGGTGCAACAACACGTGCACCTTCTGCATCGTCCCCGCGCTGCGGGGCAAGGAGAAGGACCGCCGGCCGGGCGAGATCCTCGCCGAGGTCGAGGCCCTCGTCGCCGAGGGCGTCACCGAGGTGACCCTGCTGGGGCAGAACGTCAACGCCTACGGCGTGGAGTTCGGCGACCGCCAGGCGTTCTCCAAGCTGCTGCGCGCGTGCGGCGCGATCGAGGGCCTCGAGCGGGTCCGGTTCACCTCACCCCACCCGGCCGAGTTCACCGACGACGTCATCGAGGCGATGGCCGAGACGCCCAACGTGATGCCGTCTCTGCACATGCCCCTGCAGTCGGGGTCCGACAAGGTGCTGCGCGACATGCGCCGCTCCTACCGCCAGTCGAAGTACCTCGGGATCATCGAGCGCGTGCGCGCCGCGATCCCCGACGCCGCGATCACCACCGACATCATCGTCGGCTTCCCGGGCGAGACCGAGGAGGACTTCCAGGCCACGCTCGACGTCGTCCGGGCCGCCCGCTTCTCCTCGGCCTTCACCTTCCAGTACTCCAAGCGCCCCGGGACGCCGGCCGCCGTGCTCGACGACCAGATCTCCCCGGAGGTCGTGAAGGACCGCTACCTGCGGCTCGCCGAGGTCGTCGACGAGATCGCCTGGGCGGAGAACAAGACCCTGGTGGGCCGGACCGTCGAGCTGATGGTCGCCGAGGGCCAGGGCCGCAAGGACACCGAGACCCACCGCCTGTCGGGCCGCGCGCCCGACAACCGGCTCGTCCACTTCGCCGCCGACTTCTCCGCCGTGTCCGCCGACTCGGTGCGTCCCGGCGACATGGTGACCGTCGAGATCACCTACGCCGCGCCCCACCACCTCGTCGCCGACGGCGCGATCCAGTCCGTACGCCGCACCCGCGCCGGCGACGCCTGGGAGCGGCGTACGTCCTCGCCCCCCGCCGCCTCGTCCGTCGGCCTCGGCATGCCCTCGGTCGGCGTACCGGCTCCGCTCCCGCCCGCGCCTGCCTGCGGCTGA
- a CDS encoding type IV toxin-antitoxin system AbiEi family antitoxin domain-containing protein produces MPELEYDDLLGLQSGVITRRQLVDLGAAPHDLERLLRKRELVRVHDGVFVDHTGERTWLQRAWVGVLIAWPAALAADSAIRAEDGPGRSGRDDSRIHVAVDRDRRVRLPRGYRLHRMSGLDEKVRWNASPPRVRIEEALVDLSSKARDDFAAISVLADAIQARRTTAARIRERLDDRARLPRRDFLRGVLRDIDRGTCSVLEHGYLTRVEAPHGIPVARRQLRDSSNGPLYRDVAYVDFDQLVELDGRLWHDGATQRDADLERDLDAAVDRLNTVRVGWGQVFERPCATAARIGVLLEARGWTGRARSCPDCRDGLPLAS; encoded by the coding sequence ATGCCCGAACTCGAGTACGACGACCTGCTGGGGCTCCAGTCGGGCGTCATCACGCGTCGGCAGCTGGTCGACCTCGGCGCCGCTCCACACGACCTCGAACGGTTGCTGCGCAAGCGCGAGCTGGTCCGGGTCCACGACGGCGTGTTCGTCGACCACACCGGGGAGCGCACGTGGCTGCAACGCGCGTGGGTCGGCGTGCTCATCGCCTGGCCGGCGGCGCTCGCCGCCGACAGCGCGATCCGCGCCGAGGACGGTCCGGGACGGTCGGGCCGTGACGACTCGAGGATCCACGTCGCGGTCGACCGAGACCGCAGGGTGCGGCTTCCCCGGGGATACCGGCTGCACCGGATGTCCGGCCTGGACGAGAAGGTCAGGTGGAACGCCAGTCCGCCGCGGGTCCGGATCGAGGAGGCGCTGGTCGATCTCTCCTCGAAGGCGCGCGACGACTTCGCTGCGATCTCCGTCCTGGCCGATGCGATCCAGGCCCGCCGCACGACGGCGGCGCGCATCCGTGAGCGCCTCGACGACCGCGCTCGCCTGCCGCGGCGCGACTTCCTCCGCGGCGTCCTGAGGGACATCGACCGCGGGACGTGCTCGGTCCTCGAGCACGGCTACCTCACCCGGGTCGAGGCGCCGCACGGCATCCCGGTCGCGCGCCGCCAGCTCCGCGACTCGTCCAACGGCCCGCTCTACCGCGACGTGGCCTACGTCGACTTCGACCAGCTGGTCGAGCTCGACGGCCGTCTCTGGCACGACGGTGCCACCCAGCGCGACGCCGACCTCGAACGGGACCTCGATGCTGCGGTCGACCGGCTCAACACCGTCCGGGTGGGGTGGGGCCAGGTGTTCGAGCGCCCGTGCGCGACCGCGGCGCGGATCGGCGTACTCCTCGAGGCCCGGGGGTGGACCGGTCGCGCGAGGTCCTGCCCGGACTGCCGCGACGGCCTCCCGCTCGCCAGTTGA
- a CDS encoding NUDIX hydrolase produces the protein MSFALVPASYVYLLRGSGPDTEVLLQLRQGTPYMSGHWAAAAAGHVERGETAYDAAHREAAEELGVGDVDLEFAFTMQRTAHADAIDERVDWFFTARSWSGEPRIMEPQKCASIEWFPLSSLPTPMVPHEAYALSQLGSGTAYLTFGWSPPA, from the coding sequence GTGAGCTTCGCACTCGTCCCGGCTTCCTACGTCTACCTGCTGCGGGGCTCGGGCCCCGACACCGAGGTGCTGCTGCAGCTGCGCCAGGGCACGCCGTACATGTCCGGGCACTGGGCGGCCGCAGCCGCCGGCCACGTCGAGCGGGGCGAGACGGCGTACGACGCTGCGCACCGCGAGGCGGCCGAGGAGCTCGGCGTGGGCGACGTCGACCTCGAGTTCGCCTTCACGATGCAGCGCACCGCGCACGCCGACGCGATCGACGAGCGGGTCGACTGGTTCTTCACCGCGCGCTCGTGGAGCGGCGAGCCGCGGATCATGGAGCCGCAGAAGTGCGCCTCGATCGAGTGGTTCCCCCTGTCGTCGCTCCCGACGCCGATGGTCCCGCACGAGGCGTACGCCCTCTCGCAGCTCGGGTCGGGGACGGCGTACCTCACCTTCGGCTGGTCTCCCCCGGCCTGA
- a CDS encoding antitoxin has translation MSFLDKAKDKLTKAVDDHGDTIADGIDKAGAFANEKTGGKHADKIDQATGKARDALDKLDGKDDDIPPATPAP, from the coding sequence ATGTCGTTCCTGGACAAGGCCAAGGACAAGCTCACCAAGGCGGTCGACGACCACGGCGACACGATCGCCGACGGCATCGACAAGGCCGGCGCGTTCGCCAACGAGAAGACCGGCGGCAAGCACGCCGACAAGATCGACCAGGCCACCGGCAAGGCGCGCGACGCGCTCGACAAGCTGGACGGCAAGGACGACGACATCCCGCCGGCCACCCCGGCTCCCTGA